A window of the Bacteroides thetaiotaomicron VPI-5482 genome harbors these coding sequences:
- a CDS encoding porin family protein — protein sequence MKTRKNIYFKVVALAAIAIAFAMPAKAQLSDNGYANIDWQFNVPLSNNFADKASGWGMNFEGGYFVTPNLGLGLFLNYHSNHEYIPRETFKIGAGDVTTDQQHTMFQLPFGAAARYQWNRGGAVQPYVSAKLGAEYAKIRSNFNMLEARENSWGFYASPEVGVNVFPWVYGPGLHFALYYSYGTNKADVLHYSVDGLNNFGFRVGVSF from the coding sequence ATGAAAACAAGAAAGAATATATATTTCAAGGTAGTGGCGCTAGCAGCCATTGCCATCGCCTTTGCCATGCCGGCTAAGGCACAGCTATCAGACAATGGATATGCTAATATAGACTGGCAGTTCAATGTTCCATTGAGCAATAATTTTGCAGACAAAGCCAGCGGTTGGGGTATGAACTTTGAAGGTGGTTATTTCGTTACTCCTAACCTGGGTCTGGGTCTTTTCCTGAACTATCACAGCAACCACGAGTATATTCCTCGCGAAACATTCAAGATAGGTGCAGGTGACGTTACAACTGATCAGCAACACACAATGTTCCAGTTGCCTTTCGGTGCTGCCGCCCGCTACCAATGGAATCGCGGTGGAGCCGTACAACCTTATGTCAGTGCAAAATTAGGTGCTGAATATGCTAAGATCCGTTCCAACTTCAATATGTTGGAAGCCAGAGAAAACAGCTGGGGATTCTACGCTTCTCCTGAAGTAGGTGTCAATGTATTCCCTTGGGTTTACGGACCGGGTCTGCACTTTGCTCTGTACTACAGCTATGGTACCAATAAGGCTGATGTACTGCATTACAGTGTAGACGGACTGAACAACTTCGGTTTCCGCGTGGGTGTTTCATTCTAA